The Lachnospiraceae bacterium oral taxon 500 genome window below encodes:
- a CDS encoding XRE family transcriptional regulator, with the protein MNQKQTDITTGKQIRHLRTQSGMTQEELAGELNVTRQALSNWERDVNEPDLNTLKKICFLFGVHMDDFAKEVITKMETCEKKEKRQFNKYDMAIGLFYGVGIFLGIGIFFVGGFMTMSGAGWGASLFGGGCFSLVFGLICHAVITLRRNDK; encoded by the coding sequence TTGAACCAGAAACAGACGGATATTACAACAGGAAAGCAAATACGTCATCTGCGAACACAATCGGGAATGACACAGGAAGAACTGGCTGGGGAATTGAATGTTACCCGGCAGGCGCTATCGAATTGGGAGAGAGATGTTAATGAACCCGATTTAAATACGTTGAAAAAAATTTGTTTTCTTTTTGGAGTCCACATGGACGATTTTGCGAAGGAGGTAATAACAAAAATGGAAACATGTGAAAAAAAAGAGAAACGACAATTTAATAAGTATGATATGGCAATTGGACTTTTTTATGGTGTCGGGATATTTCTTGGCATTGGTATTTTCTTTGTTGGCGGTTTTATGACAATGTCGGGTGCAGGGTGGGGAGCATCACTATTTGGCGGTGGCTGTTTTTCTCTTGTATTTGGCTTGATATGCCATGCAGTTATTACATTGAGAAGAAATGACAAATGA
- a CDS encoding helix-turn-helix domain-containing protein, whose amino-acid sequence MRNNRLLPYETIVQATSGEPEAVGTVLQYYRRRIQCAARVNGRVDQDTEDYITQTLLTAIFKFRFGR is encoded by the coding sequence ATGAGAAATAATAGGCTTCTCCCCTATGAAACAATCGTCCAAGCCACCAGCGGGGAGCCGGAAGCGGTGGGAACTGTATTGCAGTATTACCGCCGCCGCATACAATGTGCCGCCCGTGTGAATGGACGGGTAGACCAAGATACAGAGGACTACATCACCCAGACGCTTCTCACAGCTATTTTCAAGTTCCGCTTTGGGAGATAG
- a CDS encoding relaxase, with amino-acid sequence MATFKHISSKNADYGAAEAYLTFEHDEFTMKPTLDENGRLIPREDYRISSLNCGGEDFAVACMRANLRYEKNQKREDVKSHHYIISFDPRDGTDNGLTVDRAQELGEQFCKEHFPGHQALVCTHPDGHNHSGNIHVHIVINSLRIYEVPLLPYMDRPADTREGCKHRCTNAAMEYFKSEVMEMCHREGLYQIDLLSGSKERITEREYWAAKKGQLALDKENAVREAAGQPTKPTKFETDKAKLRRTIRQALSQAGSFDEFSSLLLREGVTVKESRGRLSYLTPDRTKPITARKLGDDFDKAAVLVLLTQNAHRAAEQSKAILEYPAAVKKLSQGEKTTKTTPADNTLQRMVDREAKRAEGKGVGYDRWAAKHNLKQMAATVTAYQQYGFSSPEELDEACSAAYTAMRESLTELKQMEKTLNGKKELQRQVLAYSKTRPVRDGLKQQKNAKAKAAYRQKYESDFIIADAAARYFRENGISKLPSYKALQAEIETLIQEKNSGYNDYRAKREEYRRLQTVKGNIDQILHRERKPVKRQEQER; translated from the coding sequence TTGGCAACATTCAAACATATCAGCTCTAAAAATGCGGACTATGGCGCAGCGGAAGCCTATCTCACATTTGAGCATGACGAGTTTACCATGAAGCCCACCCTTGATGAAAACGGGCGGCTGATACCGAGGGAGGATTACCGCATTTCTTCCCTCAACTGTGGGGGCGAGGATTTCGCTGTTGCCTGTATGCGGGCTAATCTCCGCTATGAGAAAAACCAAAAACGGGAAGATGTGAAAAGCCACCACTATATCATCAGCTTTGACCCACGGGACGGGACAGACAACGGCTTGACCGTAGACCGGGCGCAGGAGCTGGGCGAGCAGTTCTGTAAAGAGCATTTCCCCGGACACCAAGCCTTAGTCTGCACCCACCCGGACGGGCATAACCACAGCGGCAATATCCATGTGCATATCGTCATCAACTCCCTGCGGATTTATGAAGTCCCGCTTCTGCCCTACATGGACAGACCAGCCGACACACGGGAGGGCTGCAAGCACCGCTGCACCAACGCCGCTATGGAATATTTCAAGAGTGAAGTCATGGAGATGTGCCACCGGGAGGGGCTTTACCAAATCGACCTCCTAAGCGGCAGCAAGGAACGGATAACCGAACGGGAATACTGGGCGGCAAAGAAAGGACAGCTTGCCCTTGATAAAGAGAACGCTGTCAGAGAAGCCGCAGGACAGCCGACCAAGCCCACCAAGTTTGAAACGGACAAGGCGAAGCTGCGCCGGACGATACGGCAGGCACTTTCCCAAGCTGGCAGCTTTGACGAATTTTCTTCCCTTTTGCTGCGGGAGGGTGTGACCGTCAAGGAGAGCCGGGGGCGGCTTTCCTACCTCACGCCGGACAGGACAAAGCCTATCACAGCCCGGAAGCTGGGGGACGATTTTGACAAGGCTGCTGTCCTTGTCCTGCTTACGCAGAACGCCCACAGAGCCGCCGAACAGAGCAAAGCCATACTCGAATACCCTGCCGCGGTTAAAAAGCTGTCACAAGGGGAAAAAACCACAAAAACCACCCCGGCAGACAACACCTTGCAGCGCATGGTTGACCGGGAAGCCAAGCGAGCCGAGGGCAAGGGCGTGGGCTATGACCGCTGGGCGGCAAAGCACAACCTAAAGCAAATGGCAGCTACCGTTACCGCCTATCAGCAGTACGGCTTTTCTTCCCCGGAGGAACTGGACGAAGCCTGTTCTGCCGCCTATACCGCCATGCGGGAAAGCCTTACAGAGCTGAAGCAGATGGAAAAGACGCTGAACGGGAAAAAGGAGCTGCAACGGCAGGTGCTTGCCTATTCCAAGACCCGCCCTGTCCGGGACGGGCTGAAACAGCAGAAAAACGCCAAAGCAAAAGCAGCCTACCGTCAGAAGTACGAAAGCGACTTTATCATAGCAGACGCAGCCGCCCGCTATTTCAGGGAAAACGGCATTTCCAAGCTGCCGAGCTATAAAGCCCTGCAAGCAGAGATTGAAACCCTTATCCAAGAGAAAAACAGCGGCTACAACGATTACCGGGCAAAACGGGAGGAATACCGCCGCTTACAGACTGTCAAGGGCAATATCGACCAGATTTTACACCGGGAGCGCAAGCCTGTGAAAAGGCAGGAACAGGAACGATA
- a CDS encoding plasmid mobilization relaxosome protein MobC, producing MRKRYNTPHRSRVVKTRMTEEEYAEFAERLSAYNMSQAEFIRQAITGAAIRPIITVSPVNDELLAAVGKLTAEYGRIGGNLNQIARTLNEWHSPYPQLAGEVRAAVSDLAALKFEVLQKVGDAVGNIQTYQL from the coding sequence ATGCGAAAACGATATAACACGCCGCACCGCAGCCGGGTAGTCAAGACACGCATGACCGAGGAAGAATACGCCGAGTTTGCGGAAAGGCTTTCTGCTTACAACATGAGCCAAGCCGAGTTTATCCGGCAAGCCATAACCGGGGCAGCCATACGCCCCATCATAACCGTTTCCCCCGTCAATGACGAGTTGCTTGCCGCTGTCGGGAAGCTGACCGCCGAATACGGCAGGATCGGCGGCAACTTAAACCAGATAGCCCGGACGCTGAACGAGTGGCACAGCCCCTACCCGCAGCTTGCCGGGGAGGTACGGGCGGCGGTTTCCGACCTTGCTGCCCTAAAGTTTGAAGTCTTGCAGAAAGTGGGTGACGCTGTTGGCAACATTCAAACATATCAGCTCTAA
- a CDS encoding tetracycline resistance ribosomal protection protein Tet(32), translating into MKIINIGILAHVDAGKTTLTESLLYTSGAIAEQGNVDKGTTRTDTMILERQRGITIQTAVTSFYWNDYKINIVDTPGHMDFLTEAYRSLSVLDGAVLVISAKDGVQAQTRILFHALQKMDIPTIIFINKIDQNGIDLQCVYQSIKDKLTSDMIVMQEVSLSPKITMTDISDLDKWDMIISGSDELLERYVAEDSLDIQELQYEKCKRTRCCSLFPVYHGSAKDNLGTEKLIEAIIETFITETDDIQSELCGYVFKVEYTERKKRLSYLRLYHGTLHLRDTLLLSKKEKIKITEMCIPSNGEIVPADHACPGEIVILADDTLKLNDILGNEKLLPHKTRIDNPMPLLRTTVEPQKPEQREALLNALAEIADTDPLLHFDIDTVTHEIMLSFLGKVQLEVICSLLEEKYHVGVAMKEPSVIYLERPQKKASCTIHIEVPPNPFWASIGLTVTPLPVGSGTQYKSEVSLGYLNQSFQNAVMEGVRYGMEQGLYGWGVTDCQICFDYGVYYSPVSTPADFRFLAPVVLEQALKKAGTQLLEPYLSFTLFAPQEYLSRAYNDAPKYCAIIESTRLEKDEVIFKGEIPARCIGEYRNDLNFYTNGRSVCITELKGYQETSGEPVFQPRRPNSRLDKIRHMFQKIM; encoded by the coding sequence ATGAAAATAATCAATATCGGCATTCTGGCCCATGTAGACGCAGGAAAAACTACATTGACAGAAAGTCTGCTATACACCAGTGGAGCGATTGCGGAACAGGGAAACGTGGATAAAGGGACCACAAGAACAGACACTATGATTTTGGAACGGCAACGGGGAATTACCATTCAGACAGCGGTTACTTCTTTTTATTGGAATGATTATAAAATCAATATCGTGGACACTCCCGGTCATATGGATTTTTTAACCGAAGCATACCGCTCTTTATCTGTCCTTGACGGAGCTGTTTTAGTCATTTCAGCAAAAGACGGCGTACAGGCACAAACCCGTATATTATTCCATGCGCTTCAGAAAATGGACATTCCGACAATTATCTTTATAAATAAGATAGACCAAAATGGGATCGACCTGCAGTGTGTTTACCAAAGCATTAAAGATAAACTTACCAGTGATATGATTGTCATGCAGGAGGTTTCCCTGTCGCCAAAGATAACCATGACCGATATTTCTGATTTAGACAAATGGGATATGATTATTTCCGGAAGCGATGAACTATTAGAACGATATGTTGCAGAGGATTCTTTGGATATACAGGAATTACAATATGAAAAGTGCAAAAGAACCAGATGCTGCTCTTTGTTTCCTGTTTATCATGGGAGTGCAAAAGACAATTTAGGAACAGAAAAACTGATTGAAGCGATTATAGAAACTTTCATTACAGAAACGGACGATATTCAGTCTGAATTATGTGGATATGTTTTTAAGGTTGAGTATACAGAGCGGAAAAAACGGCTTTCTTATTTACGCCTGTATCATGGGACGCTCCATTTACGGGATACCCTGCTGCTGTCAAAAAAGGAAAAAATAAAGATTACAGAAATGTGTATTCCGTCAAATGGTGAAATCGTCCCGGCTGACCATGCCTGTCCGGGAGAAATTGTTATTTTAGCTGATGATACTTTGAAACTGAACGATATCCTGGGAAATGAAAAACTCCTGCCTCACAAAACACGGATTGATAATCCCATGCCATTACTTCGGACAACGGTAGAGCCGCAAAAGCCGGAGCAAAGGGAAGCCCTGTTAAATGCCCTCGCAGAGATTGCTGATACAGACCCTCTTTTGCATTTTGACATTGATACTGTTACCCATGAGATTATGTTATCTTTTTTGGGAAAAGTACAGTTAGAAGTTATTTGTTCGCTATTAGAAGAAAAATATCATGTGGGCGTGGCTATGAAAGAGCCTTCGGTTATTTATCTGGAAAGACCGCAAAAAAAAGCGAGCTGCACGATTCATATTGAAGTGCCGCCGAATCCGTTTTGGGCATCTATTGGTTTGACTGTAACACCGCTTCCTGTTGGAAGCGGAACACAATATAAAAGCGAGGTATCTCTCGGCTATTTAAACCAAAGTTTTCAAAATGCCGTCATGGAGGGTGTGCGTTATGGAATGGAGCAGGGCTTATATGGCTGGGGAGTGACAGACTGCCAAATTTGTTTTGATTATGGAGTTTATTACAGCCCGGTCAGCACCCCCGCTGATTTTCGTTTTCTTGCGCCTGTCGTGTTGGAGCAGGCATTGAAAAAAGCAGGGACACAACTGTTGGAACCATACCTTTCCTTTACCCTTTTTGCACCGCAGGAATATCTTTCACGGGCTTATAATGATGCACCAAAGTATTGCGCAATCATTGAATCAACCAGACTTGAAAAAGATGAAGTTATTTTTAAGGGTGAAATCCCTGCCCGTTGTATCGGTGAATATAGGAATGATCTGAATTTTTATACAAATGGAAGAAGTGTCTGCATTACAGAATTAAAAGGGTATCAGGAAACTTCCGGCGAGCCTGTATTTCAGCCACGCCGCCCGAACAGCCGTTTAGACAAGATCCGGCATATGTTTCAGAAGATAATGTAA
- a CDS encoding class I SAM-dependent methyltransferase, producing the protein MEYSKEDLMEAKRQILGVGENMGTEESKKIWEKNAQFWDNAMGDKSNEFHREVVRPKVTELLSPNPADYILDIACGNGNYSSYLAQRGASIVAFDYSKKMIELAKRRQSQYAKQIEFCVADATNRESILELKRNRAFTKAVSNMAIMDITDIEPLLMAVYELLEESGIFVFATQHPCFITLTEKYMTPHSYYGIAIEGQPEEQIYYHRSIQDIFNLCFRAGFVIDGFYEECFKNNKEIPMVMIVRLKKVKRDSLK; encoded by the coding sequence ATGGAATATAGTAAGGAAGATTTAATGGAAGCAAAAAGGCAAATTTTGGGAGTGGGAGAGAACATGGGAACAGAGGAAAGTAAAAAAATCTGGGAGAAAAACGCACAATTTTGGGATAATGCAATGGGTGACAAATCTAATGAATTTCACAGAGAGGTAGTGCGTCCCAAAGTAACGGAACTTCTATCTCCTAATCCTGCGGATTACATTTTGGATATTGCGTGTGGCAATGGAAATTATTCTTCGTATCTTGCACAAAGAGGCGCTTCGATTGTCGCTTTTGATTACAGCAAAAAAATGATAGAATTGGCTAAAAGACGGCAATCACAATATGCAAAACAAATTGAATTTTGTGTAGCGGATGCGACCAATAGAGAAAGTATATTAGAATTAAAAAGAAATCGAGCCTTTACGAAAGCAGTTTCTAATATGGCAATTATGGATATTACGGATATTGAACCACTTCTTATGGCTGTTTATGAACTGTTGGAGGAAAGCGGAATTTTTGTCTTTGCAACGCAACACCCTTGTTTTATCACGTTGACTGAAAAATATATGACACCGCACAGTTACTATGGTATAGCGATTGAAGGGCAACCGGAGGAGCAGATTTATTATCATCGTTCCATACAAGATATTTTTAACCTTTGTTTTAGAGCTGGATTTGTCATTGATGGATTTTATGAAGAATGTTTCAAAAACAACAAAGAAATTCCTATGGTAATGATAGTAAGGCTTAAAAAGGTAAAACGTGATAGCTTAAAATAA
- a CDS encoding sigma-70 family RNA polymerase sigma factor — protein MTCTEEYREHIEYTFHAFCKVVIRNATINAARTRSRKHKREISLEYLTDEKHYPLGTTDEYFQAPEPDEEYILTLCGDTVIFSSGLLAEALSRLDEREREMIYLSFFKRIPQHEIGRQYGRSRSTAGYHIRKVLRQLQAEMEGMAYEK, from the coding sequence ATGACCTGTACAGAAGAATATCGGGAACATATCGAGTACACTTTCCATGCCTTTTGCAAAGTCGTTATCCGAAATGCAACGATCAACGCAGCGAGGACACGGAGCAGGAAGCACAAAAGAGAAATATCCCTTGAATACCTCACAGACGAAAAGCACTACCCTTTAGGCACGACAGATGAATATTTCCAAGCCCCGGAGCCGGACGAGGAATACATACTTACCCTTTGCGGCGATACGGTCATTTTCAGCAGCGGCTTACTTGCGGAAGCCCTGTCACGGCTGGACGAACGGGAGCGGGAAATGATTTACCTGTCCTTTTTCAAGCGTATTCCACAGCACGAAATTGGCAGACAGTACGGGCGCAGCCGCAGCACAGCGGGCTACCATATCCGAAAAGTCCTACGGCAGCTCCAAGCGGAAATGGAGGGAATGGCATATGAGAAATAA